One Onthophagus taurus isolate NC chromosome 11, IU_Otau_3.0, whole genome shotgun sequence genomic window carries:
- the LOC111419277 gene encoding histone H2B yields MPPKTSGKAAKKAGKAQKNISKTDKKKKRKRKESYAIYIYKVLKQVHPDTGISSKAMSIMNSFVNDIFERIAAEASRLAHYNKRSTITSREIQTAVRLLLPGELAKHAVSEGTKAVTKYTSSK; encoded by the coding sequence ATGCCACCGAAAACTAGTGGAAAAGCAGCCAAAAAGGCCGGTAAAGCGCAgaaaaacatttcgaaaacCGACAAAAAGAAGAAGCGCAAGAGGAAGGAAAGCTACGCTATTTACATTTACAAGGTATTGAAGCAAGTTCATCCTGACACTGGCATTTCGAGTAAAGCTATGAGCATCATGAACAGCTTTGTGAACGATATTTTCGAGCGAATTGCCGCGGAAGCGTCTCGTTTGGCCCATTATAACAAAAGATCGACGATCACCAGTCGCGAAATTCAGACGGCCGTCAGACTTCTATTACCGGGAGAATTGGCGAAGCACGCCGTAAGTGAGGGCACCAAAGCTGTTACGAAATACACAAGTTCCAAATAA
- the LOC111417717 gene encoding piggyBac transposable element-derived protein 4-like, with protein MAQRSADDVARVLRQRPIISYFGGEDSEEEIDNVEEADSDDSESHVSDKQSEEDESVVEDEPETVEGSRRRKFVYGKDKHQWCLTTPESRGRRSNITIILPKVIGAAARSRTILEIWSTLFTQDILNIVLKYTNAEIERFIQDNNDCASFQPITLNELKAFIGLLYFGGMQNNNRVNLTEIWSREFGSKLHKATMSQRRFEFISCRLRFDDKATRSARRLEDALAPIRQIWDIFIQNCQNNYTPSQFLTIDEQLLGFRGRFSGRVYIKSKPARYGIKIVSMNDAKTFYMYNAIPYTGKVQTEQGESVPSYYVRKLSEPIHNTHRNITCDNWFTSVEICNKMKKNFNISMVGTLRKNKRQIPESFKRNVSIGAARYGYDGQNILLSYCPKKNKVVLLLSSMHKTGKACENNGKPEIIEFYNKNKCGTDVFDQLCGNYSCTRTTSRWPMRFFLGMLDQASVNGCILYNFLPENENKNKREFLKELSLALIKPHLQDRLTTNGMHKSIVNGIIEILGLNEFDNPILKTDKLTKRKRCHFCKSDKDKKTGYCCIKCQKPVCEEHRCVCCAHCVQ; from the coding sequence ATGGCACAACGATCGGCTGACGACGTAGCGCGCGTACTTCGCCAACGTccaataatttcttattttggaGGCGAAGACAGTGAAGAAGAAATCGATAATGTTGAAGAGGCTGACAGTGATGATAGTGAAAGTCATGTTTCAGATAAACAATCGGAAGAAGACGAAAGTGTAGTTGAGGATGAGCCAGAGACTGTAGAAGGAAGCAGACGTCGAAAATTTGTTTACGGGAAGGATAAGCATCAATGGTGTCTCACTACGCCAGAATCTCGAGGCCGTAGGTCAAATATTACTATCATTTTGCCTAAAGTCATTGGTGCGGCTGCAAGATCACGTACAATTCTAGAAATTTGGAGCACATTATTCACTCAGgacattttaaacattgttttgaAATATACTAACGCCGAAATCGAGCGATTTATACAGGACAACAATGATTGTGCATCGTTCCAACCAATTACTTTAAACGAGTTGAAGGCATTTATAGGTCTCCTATATTTTGGCGGCATGCAAAACAATAATCGTGTAAATTTAACGGAGATCTGGTCGCGCGAGTTTGGATCAAAACTGCATAAAGCGACAATGTCACAAAGACGATTCGAATTTATTAGTTGTCGGCTTCGATTTGATGACAAGGCTACACGATCTGCAAGACGCCTTGAAGACGCACTAGCACCAATTCGTCAAATTTGGGATATTTTTATACAGAACTGCCAAAATAACTATACTCCGAGCCAGTTTTTAACTATTGACGAACAGTTATTAGGGTTTCGTGGACGTTTTTCGGGAcgtgtttatataaaatcaaaaccGGCGCGGTATGGAATCAAAATAGTTTCCATGAATGAcgcaaaaactttttatatgtACAATGCCATACCGTACACTGGAAAAGTACAGACAGAACAAGGTGAGAGTGTTCCTTCCTATTACGTGCGTAAATTGAGTGAACCAATTCATAACACCCATAGAAATATTACGTGCGATAATTGGTTCACTTCAGTTGAGATTtgtaacaaaatgaaaaaaaattttaatatatcaatGGTAGGCACACTTAGAAAAAATAAGCGTCAAATTCCGGAATCattcaaaagaaatgtttcGATCGGCGCTGCAAGGTATGGTTACGACGGGCAGAACATTTTACTCTCGTATTGcccaaagaaaaataaagttgttttgtTGTTGTCGTCAATGCATAAAACCGGAAAAGCGTGTGAAAATAATGGAAAGCCGGAAATTAtagaattttataataaaaacaaatgtgGTACAGATGTCTTTGACCAGCTTTGTGGAAATTATTCCTGCACCCGTACAACCAGCCGCTGGCCAATGCGCTTTTTTTTGGGCATGTTGGATCAGGCCAGTGTTAATGGGTGCAttctatataattttttacctgaaaatgaaaataaaaataaaagagagtttttaaaagaactgTCTCTTGCACTTATAAAACCACATTTACAAGATCGCTTAACGACGAACGGAATGCACAAATCCATAGTCAATGGCATCATAGAGATTTTAGGTTTGAATGAGTTTGACAAtccaatcttaaaaacagatAAACTAACGAAGAGAAAGAGATGTCATTTTTGTAAAAgcgataaagataaaaaaacgGGGTATTGCTGCATAAAGTGTCAAAAACCTGTCTGTGAGGAACATCGTTGCGTTTGTTGTGCTCATTGTGTAcaatag
- the LOC111419279 gene encoding histone H2A, giving the protein MSGRGKGGKVKGKAKSRSSRAGLQFPVGRIHRLLRKGNYAERVGAGAPVYLAAVMEYLAAEVLELAGNAARDNKKTRIIPRHLQLAIRNDEELNKLLSGVTIAQGGVLPNIQAVLLPKKTEKKA; this is encoded by the coding sequence ATGTCGGGTCGAGGAAAAGGTGGAAAAGTTAAAGGGAAAGCAAAGTCCAGATCCAGTCGTGCCGGATTACAATTTCCCGTTGGCCGCATTCACAGGTTGCTGAGGAAGGGCAATTATGCGGAACGTGTAGGAGCCGGGGCTCCCGTATATTTGGCGGCCGTAATGGAGTACTTAGCAGCCGAAGTTCTTGAGTTGGCCGGTAACGCCGCTAGAGATAACAAGAAGACCCGTATCATCCCTAGACATTTACAATTGGCCATACGTAACGacgaagaattaaataaattactatcTGGAGTAACTATTGCACAAGGAGGTGTGCTTCCGAATATACAAGCTGTTTTGTTACCTAAGAAGACCGAGAAAAAAGCTTAA